GACATGTCAAAGAAGGACAAATGGATTTGATAAGGGAGTGCAACACATTCTTGAGTTTTGTGGCAGATAAAACATTAGAGAAACAGAAATTGTATAAATCTAATTTATGTAAAAATCGATTTTGTCCTGTATGTGCATGGCGAAAAGCGAGAAAAGATGCGTTAGGTTTATCTTTGATGATGCAATATATTAAGCAAAAAGAAGATAAACAATTTATCTTTTTAACACTTACGACACCAAATGTAACAGTGGAGCATTTAGAAAGTGAGATTAAAGCTTATAATCACTCTTTTCAAAAGATGTTTAAGCGTAAAAAAGTAATTTCTGCTACGAAAGGTTATGTAAGAAAATTAGAAATTACTTACAATAAAGAACGTGATGACTATAACCCGCATTTTCATGTTTTAATTGCTGTTAACAAATCGTATTTTACAGACAAACGATATTATATTAGTCAAAAAGAATGGCTGAATTTATGGCGAGATGTGACTGGAATTGATGAAATCACACAAGTACATGTTCAAAAAATCAAACAGAACAACAACAAAGAATTATACGAAATGGCGAAGTATTCTGGTAAAGATAGCGACTATTTAATTAATCAAAAAGTGTTCGATACATTTTATAAATCTCTTAAGGGAAAACAAATTCTTGTTTATTCTGGACTGTTTAAAGAGGCAAGAAAGAAATTAAAAAATGGAGATTTAGATTATCTTAAAGAAGTAGATCCAACAGAATATATTTATCAAATTTTTTATCACTGGAATCAAAAAGAATACTTAGCGAGTGAAATTTTTGATTTGACTGAAGAAGAAAAAAGTAAAATTAATCATCAAATGATTGATGAAATTGACGAAGAAAAATAAAAATAAATTTTCTTAAACGTTAGCAAAAAGCTAGCGTTTTTTTATTGAAAAGTGCTAAAAATGTTTGGGTACATTCTGGGTACAGACACAAGATGTAGGGGAACATTTTGGGTACAAACGCAATTTATAGGGGTACATTTTGGGTACAAAAACAAAATTTAGGCACCAAGTAGAAATCTTT
The sequence above is a segment of the Staphylococcus sp. NRL 16/872 genome. Coding sequences within it:
- a CDS encoding protein rep, with the translated sequence MEKYTEKKQRNQVFQKFIERHVKEGQMDLIRECNTFLSFVADKTLEKQKLYKSNLCKNRFCPVCAWRKARKDALGLSLMMQYIKQKEDKQFIFLTLTTPNVTVEHLESEIKAYNHSFQKMFKRKKVISATKGYVRKLEITYNKERDDYNPHFHVLIAVNKSYFTDKRYYISQKEWLNLWRDVTGIDEITQVHVQKIKQNNNKELYEMAKYSGKDSDYLINQKVFDTFYKSLKGKQILVYSGLFKEARKKLKNGDLDYLKEVDPTEYIYQIFYHWNQKEYLASEIFDLTEEEKSKINHQMIDEIDEEK